A genomic segment from Bradyrhizobium diazoefficiens USDA 110 encodes:
- a CDS encoding TadE/TadG family type IV pilus assembly protein yields MIAGLSFRARDLWTDARGVAATEFAIVSPFMLLLYIGGVELGNGLAMNVKVSATAHSVADMVSQNTQVTASQMTGILAASTAIMAPYAVKSGSTSLMTITVSGVSTDSKGNATVQWSTSTKSGAARTVGQQMTLSQFTATDPKNPNNANISLILSEVSYDYTPNLGYTIAGTVQLTDSYYLFPRCSTNSPANSSFPYYDVKYPATTTCTCVQHLQQKTC; encoded by the coding sequence ATGATCGCCGGCCTGTCGTTTCGCGCACGGGACCTGTGGACCGACGCTCGCGGCGTTGCGGCGACGGAGTTCGCCATCGTGAGTCCGTTCATGCTGCTGCTCTATATCGGCGGCGTCGAGCTCGGGAACGGGTTGGCCATGAACGTCAAGGTCTCCGCGACCGCGCACAGTGTCGCGGACATGGTTTCGCAGAACACCCAGGTCACAGCGTCCCAGATGACCGGCATCCTTGCCGCTTCGACCGCCATCATGGCGCCTTATGCCGTCAAGAGCGGCAGTACCTCCCTGATGACGATCACGGTCTCCGGAGTCTCGACCGACAGCAAGGGCAATGCGACGGTGCAATGGAGCACGTCGACCAAATCGGGGGCAGCGCGAACCGTGGGTCAGCAGATGACCTTGTCCCAGTTCACCGCCACCGATCCGAAGAATCCCAACAACGCCAACATCTCGCTCATCCTGAGCGAGGTGTCCTATGACTACACGCCCAACCTCGGCTATACGATCGCCGGCACCGTGCAGCTGACCGACAGCTATTACCTGTTCCCGCGCTGCTCGACCAACAGCCCGGCCAACTCGAGCTTCCCATACTACGACGTGAAGTATCCGGCGACGACGACGTGCACATGCGTCCAGCATCTGCAGCAGAAGACCTGCTAG